The Polynucleobacter sp. HIN7 genomic interval CCCCCGTTTTCTCACCAATTGATATTAAGCCAATACAAATCGGACTAAACCATTTACCCTTTGCAGAAAGGCTGGTCGCCAAACTGTGGCCACTTTTGAGTCCTTGGATCGTATGTGACAGAAATGCTCTCCAATGCTTGGGGGAGCACTGCTCTAGCAGATGGAGAGCTTCAAGGAGCGGCACCCCTGCTTGCAAAATACTATGAAGCCGGTATGTAAAGTTGATTTGATCGCGAAGAGAAAGAGAGCGTCCAATCATCATGGAAGTTCATGAAGTAAAACCGATTGGTCAATTAACCCTTGATGGAATAAGGCATCAGCTTGATGTCGCATTGAGCGAAACCCATCCGTAATAGCAACTTCTTCAAGTTCCGTTGCGGTCACTTCTAATTCGATCGCGGCAATGAGCTTGGGAGAGAAGGGCAGTACCTCATGAATTGCAAACCGCCCCTGCTGTGAGTTCCGATACCGAACTAAGCGCTGGGAACTTACAAATAATAGATTTTGTGCGATCGAGTGGGGCTCTACCCCAAAATTTCGTAGCCGTTCGATGCACGACAAAGCTTCGCGGGTATGAATGGTACTCAGTACCAAGTGACCCGTTTGCGCTGCACTCACAGCAAGTTTGGCTGTTTCTGAATCACGGATTTCACCAATCATCATGACATCAGGATCTTGTCGTAGGAGGGCGCGAATGATGGCGTCGAAATGGAGCCCAGCCTTTGGGTGATATGCAATTTGATTTACCCCTTGTAGGCGGATTTCAATTGGGTCCTCGACGCTACAAAGATTGAGATGGGGTTGATTTAGATAATGAAGAAAGCTATACAGCGTTCGTGTTTTGCCGCTACCCGTTGGGCCGCATACCAAAATCAAGCCGTGCCGCCGATTTAAGCATCGTTTGACAATATCCAGCTGGGAGTCAGTCAAGCCAATATGGTCAATATCTAATTCAGAATTAGTTGTTCTGAGAAGTCGAATGACCGCCTTTTCACCAAACAAAGTTGGCATTGTGGAGACCCGGCAATCAATTTCATGACTCATTACGTCGCCACTGCTAATTGTTAGTCGACCATCTTGCGGTAGGCGCTGTTCAGCAATATCCAGCTTCGCTAGAATTTTGATGCGCGTAATCAATCGAATATGATCTGTTTTTGGGTAAGACCTAAAAAGATATAAATCACCATGAATACGAAAGCGAACGACACACGCATTTTGCTGTGCTTCGATATGGATATCGCTCGCATCTTCATTAACAGCAGATAAAGCAATTTCTTGCCACAGACGAATGATATGGTGATCAGATTCTTCGAGTGGCTTGCGTGATGGATTCTGGGTATTTGAGACAGTTTGAATCAAGGCGCCGATAGACTTGGCTCTTCGGGCGACGGTTTGTGTAGTTTCACCGTCTTAATCCCTTGATCATCAAATTGAATTATTTCCATCACCACCCCCCCAACCTTGACACTGAGGTCATGATCCGGAATTTCTTCAAGCTCTTCCAGAATGAGTCCATTGAGTGTTCGGGGCCCATCGACGGGGAGCTGTAATCCTAATAAACGATTGAGGTCGCGCAAATTTGCGCTTCCATTGGCTAAATAAGAGCCATCATCAGACCATTCGTCTTGGGAAACCACTCCCGGAAAGGAGGTCGTGAACTCGCCGATGAGCTCCTCCACAATATCTTCAAATGTTAATAAGCCCTGAACACTGCCGTATTCATCCACCACCAGACTCAAGCGCTGCCGATTTTCTTGAAAAAACTGCATCTGTTGCATGACTGGGGTACCCTCGGGAATGAAGTAGGGTTCGCTTAAGAGTTCTCGAAAGTCGCTGTGGCTTAGCTCGTCGTTACCGAGTAAAGAAAGCGCTTTTTTAACCGAAAGGATACCGATAATTTTTTCGGGATCCCCCTCGCATACGGGTAATTTGTTGTGGTAACAGGTTTCCAGTTGTCCAATGACCTCGTCGATGGGTCGCGATAAATCCAATATCTCCATCTTGGCTCGGGGTGTCATTACATCATCGACCGAGATATTTTCAAGATTAAATAGATTGAGCAAGATACTGCGATGCTGATTTGAAATAAAGTGACTTGATTCCAGAACAAGACTTCTGAGTTCTTCAGTACTCATCGTTTGCAATGCTGCCTCTTTTCGGTTTAAACCCATGAGGCCCATTAACCCTGAAACAAAAGAGTTCACAACCCATAGCAGGGGTTTCAATAAGATTGTCAGAGGGTAAATTACCCAACCAATATTGGCCGATATCTTTTCTGCAAATGCGGCACCAATGACCTTGGGAGTAATTTCACTAAAGATGATGATTAAAAACGCGACGGTTAGAGTAGCGATTGAAATCACTAGTCCATTAGTGCCAAATAAATGCAGCGCAATACCAGTGACCAAAATTGGCAAAATGGTATTGATTAGATTGTTGACAATCAACAAAACAGACAAGAGGGTATCAATGCGCTTCAGTAGTTTTTGGGTTAAAGCAGCGCCAGCATGACCACTGTTTGCCATCGCGCGTAAGCGATGCCGGTTGCTTGCCACCATACTGGTCTCAGCCATCGAGAAAAATCCAGAGAGGGCGAGCAAAAAGACAACCAGCGCAGCTTGTGCCCAAAGGGGCCAAGAATCAAAAAACGAATCCATCTACACTTTCAAGAAAAGCACAGATAAGCAATATAGCAAATACTGAATATTTAGACTATCAAGTTCAATTGATTTTGATGTCAGAAAGGACCTTTTCTTGGTAAAGTCAAGCTTGACAGGGCATGTTCAGCACTGCGTGATGCGTGCCCCATTTGGCGGATTGCGAATTCGTACCGAAATCGTTGATTCATCCCTAATGATTAGCTACGTTCAATACCTCAGTCATTTAGACAAAGTTAGTCGACCCCTCAATGAGTTAGCAAGAGATGCCAAAGAGCAAATAGAGGCTTATTTCGACGATCCTTATTTTCTCTTTGATTTGCCAATCAAAACTCAGGGCAGCGTTTTTCAACAACGTGTTTGGTCCGCCATCCAATCTATTCCGAATGGACAAACTATGACTTATGGCGAACTCGCCACTCAGGTTAAATCAGGCCCTAGAGCAGTTGGTGGCGCTTGCGCCGCGAATTACTATCCGCTAATTATTCCCTGCCATCGCGTCCTATCAAAAGCAGGTATTGGTGGGTTTGTGGGTGAGGCTAACGGACCCTATTTAAGAATTAAAGAATGGCTATTAGGCCATGAAAATGCCATCAGGGATTAAGCCTTTAGGGACCTAGCTTGGATTCTGAAAAAGATGTCCATCAGCCAGTCACTGTGAACGGCAAGTTTGGTAAAGACATAAAAGCGACTCACTTGCGACCGAGTTAATTTTGCTTCGATTGATATATGGCCGTGATGACGCAGTGCAATTTGTTTAAGGGTTAGCACAGCTAGGCCAAAGGCAAGAAAGCAAAAGCGCCGAATTCCGAGCTCTGACTTTGGAATGCAATGAATGTAATGAAGAGCATCTTCAAGTTTTTGGTGAGCGATCACCAATAAATCCGTCTCACTGATCCCAATTGGCTTCCATGAAACACCGCGCGCTCGGTCTTCTGGAGAGTCTTTGAGAATATTGGTCATTTGCAGGGCTTGACCAAACGAAATTGCTAAGTGCTCGTTTTGTGAAATCGCTTTTGCAAAAGCTGGCGAATGTAAGGCAAATACGGTGGTTAGCATTTCACCAACGACCCCAGCAACCACATAACAATACTTTTCAAACTCAGATAAGCTCTCCAAGCCGCGAGGATTTTGACGGGTATGAAAATAGCTCATTCCATCTGACATGATTTGAATACAATGAGCAACCGCTTGGCGTTGTTGTATGTCGCAACTATCGAGTACCCGTAATACCCGAGGAATATTTTGAATTAGATCTTTTTCATCTAGATTGCTATGCTCTGCTAGAGCGATTGCGCATTGATCGGTAAATTGTTTAGGATTTTGTTCGCCCAGAACCGTTTTAACAAAACTGGCTGACAAATCTTGTTTGGTCATTGCATCCATGCAGGATGCATCTTCAATTGTATCGACAATGCGACAGAGTAAATAGGTATTACCAACCACCTTTTCTAGATTTGGGGGTAATAACGGAATGGTCAGCGCAAACGTTCTAGATACTGATTCAAGAATCGAGCGTTGGTAAAGTTCATCAGCAGATAAAGCGGACATGCGGGGTTTGGCTTTCGAATGGAAGTCGGTAATTAATGCTGAGCTTTATTTAGTTGATTTGTAGCGCTCGCTGGCGAACGTGGGGCAATTGAACTTCCTAGAATCATGCCAATCAGACTGGCTAGTAGGCCGATTAACTGGGGCTCAACCGGCTCCTCAATACCCATGATTTCCAGTAAGAGCCACATGCTCAAGCCAAAGGTAATCGCAAGCAAGGCACCGAGATCACTCGCTTTCTTCCAGAATAGGCCAGCAACCAGTGGTACAAATGCGCCCGCTAGCGTAATACGGTAAGCATTTTCAACCATGGTGTGGATTTTGGCCTCAGTCGCAATCGCGTAAAAGGTCACAATGCTCGCAAATACAAATACGGTCAAGCGCGTTGCCCAAAGGAATTGCTTATCCGTCATGTGATGATAAAAACCCTTAAGGATATTTTCTGTAAAGGTCACTGATGGTGCAAGTAAGGTTCCAGACGCGGTACTCATGATGACCGAGATCAGCGCCCCAAAGAAAACCACCTGCATAAAAAAAGGCATATGGCTGAGGATCAGCGTGGGTA includes:
- a CDS encoding GspE/PulE family protein, whose product is MIQTVSNTQNPSRKPLEESDHHIIRLWQEIALSAVNEDASDIHIEAQQNACVVRFRIHGDLYLFRSYPKTDHIRLITRIKILAKLDIAEQRLPQDGRLTISSGDVMSHEIDCRVSTMPTLFGEKAVIRLLRTTNSELDIDHIGLTDSQLDIVKRCLNRRHGLILVCGPTGSGKTRTLYSFLHYLNQPHLNLCSVEDPIEIRLQGVNQIAYHPKAGLHFDAIIRALLRQDPDVMMIGEIRDSETAKLAVSAAQTGHLVLSTIHTREALSCIERLRNFGVEPHSIAQNLLFVSSQRLVRYRNSQQGRFAIHEVLPFSPKLIAAIELEVTATELEEVAITDGFRSMRHQADALFHQGLIDQSVLLHELP
- a CDS encoding HlyC/CorC family transporter, producing the protein MDSFFDSWPLWAQAALVVFLLALSGFFSMAETSMVASNRHRLRAMANSGHAGAALTQKLLKRIDTLLSVLLIVNNLINTILPILVTGIALHLFGTNGLVISIATLTVAFLIIIFSEITPKVIGAAFAEKISANIGWVIYPLTILLKPLLWVVNSFVSGLMGLMGLNRKEAALQTMSTEELRSLVLESSHFISNQHRSILLNLFNLENISVDDVMTPRAKMEILDLSRPIDEVIGQLETCYHNKLPVCEGDPEKIIGILSVKKALSLLGNDELSHSDFRELLSEPYFIPEGTPVMQQMQFFQENRQRLSLVVDEYGSVQGLLTFEDIVEELIGEFTTSFPGVVSQDEWSDDGSYLANGSANLRDLNRLLGLQLPVDGPRTLNGLILEELEEIPDHDLSVKVGGVVMEIIQFDDQGIKTVKLHKPSPEEPSLSAP
- a CDS encoding methylated-DNA--[protein]-cysteine S-methyltransferase, which produces MVKSSLTGHVQHCVMRAPFGGLRIRTEIVDSSLMISYVQYLSHLDKVSRPLNELARDAKEQIEAYFDDPYFLFDLPIKTQGSVFQQRVWSAIQSIPNGQTMTYGELATQVKSGPRAVGGACAANYYPLIIPCHRVLSKAGIGGFVGEANGPYLRIKEWLLGHENAIRD
- a CDS encoding phytoene/squalene synthase family protein, with translation MSALSADELYQRSILESVSRTFALTIPLLPPNLEKVVGNTYLLCRIVDTIEDASCMDAMTKQDLSASFVKTVLGEQNPKQFTDQCAIALAEHSNLDEKDLIQNIPRVLRVLDSCDIQQRQAVAHCIQIMSDGMSYFHTRQNPRGLESLSEFEKYCYVVAGVVGEMLTTVFALHSPAFAKAISQNEHLAISFGQALQMTNILKDSPEDRARGVSWKPIGISETDLLVIAHQKLEDALHYIHCIPKSELGIRRFCFLAFGLAVLTLKQIALRHHGHISIEAKLTRSQVSRFYVFTKLAVHSDWLMDIFFRIQARSLKA